The sequence CTGATTGCGGGTCGAGAGTAATACTGTGCCAACCAGATTGACCGGATTGATTGCGGCCGCACCGTTAATATGACTTGCGATTCGGGTGGCCAGGTTAGTGGTTACCGAGGACATCCACAGTGGTGGCTCTGCAATAGGGTCGTGACTGAAATTACGCCAATCGACCTGTTGGGAGTCGAGGAACTTTTCCAGCTCCAGGGGTTCACCAAAGGTGACCCTTACTTTACCGAACGAGCTGTTCAGGCCGCGTAAAGTGCGGAAAATATCGAGGGGTGACTCTTTCTTTTTGCTCTTGCCGCGCAATTCGCCCAGATAGGTAGAGCCCTCGAGGACCCGTTCATAGCCAACATATACCGGAATAAAGGTGATTGGACGGCGGTGATCACGCAGAAAGCTGCGTAATGTAATCGCCAGCATGCCAGTACGAGGTTTTAATGTCCGGCCTGTTCGGCTGCGGCCACCTTCGACAAAGTACTCGACGGGAAATCCGCGGGTGAAAAGAGTGTGCAGATATTCATTGAATACCGTGCTGTAGAGTGGATTACCACGGAAGCTACGACGCATAAAGAAGGCGCCAGCCCGCCTTAGAAGACCGCCTATTACGGGCATATTCAGGTTAATGCCAGCAGCAATATGGGGCGGGGTTAACCCGTTTCTATAGAGTAGATAGGAGAGCAACAGGTAATCAATGTGGCTACGATGGCAGGGCACATAGATCAAGCTGTGTTGGCGTTTGGCGTACTCTTTGACCTGTTCAATGTTATGGACATCAATGCCTTTGTAAATTTTATTCCAGAACCAGCTTAAGACGGTTTCCAGAAAGCGAATTGCTGAAATGCCATAATCGGAGGCGATCTCGTTAGCGTAGTGTCGCGCACGACTCTCTATTTGCGCGGTTTGAAGGCCACTTGCTTCGACTTCTGCGGCGATGGCGTGTTGCACGGCTGGAGTTTGCACCAGCCCGCTGACCAGGGTACGCCGGTGAGAGAGATCAGGGCCAACAACGGAGGCTCGTTGCTGTCTGAAATGCACGCGCAGGATACGGTTAACCTTACGCATCGTGCGAGTATGTTCGAGCTGCTCATCGACCAGAGTGCGTAGTGACATCGGATCATTGAAATGAATCATGGTTTGACGGCCCATTAACAGGGTCGTGATGAATTTTCGGAAACGGCCGCCTACGCTGTAGTTGTAGGCGAACAGCAGTTTAATCAGGGACTCTTCCTTGTCAGGCTCACGCCCCCAAAAGAAGCTGACAGGCACCAACTGAACATCACGATTGGGTTCTTCCGCTACCCAATGCAACAAGCGCTCCAGACGATGGGCCGATAGCATGCGATCCCGCTGTAGAATTAATCCTTTAGTCTGGGATAGGTAGAAATAGGCTCGTGACTCATCGACCTCTGGCAACATCGGTTGATAGGGGCGTGGTAGATTGGCTTTGAGGCATTGCTTTTCCAGGACCAGCAAGTCGCTGAGCGAACGATGGGAAAGGACATAGCACACCGGACGATCACGATCGAGTTTGTCGAGGTTTTCAAGCCCGCCAATGGTAGGGCGAACCCAGAGGTTTTGAATTCTTCGTAGCAGGTTAAAGCTGAAACGCGAGGCAAAGAGTTTTTTCATAAGGGTTTCGGAAAACTAATCGATGAATGCATGGCGCCAGAGCGCCGAATAAAAAGGGGGCAACAAGTCAGGGCTTAGCTACTGGCTTGTATCCACTCAACCTGATGCTCTCCTTGCTCGGATATTTCCATCCAGCTGTCCATGTCTTCACTGCCATCTTCCCAGAAACCACCATTGCAGCGAACCGTACGACCCAATGTTTGATGAGCGGAACGGGCGCAGCTGAGGTCATCATTCCAGGGGGTGGCACTGGAATCGAACCAAACACTGGTGAAATGCTTCCCGGCAGCTTTTTCCACGACCAACACAGGAATACTTTCACCATTAATGAATGACTGAAAGTGATAACTGTTGCCCTTGTGCTGACCTTCCTCGATAGCGTCAAAATTACTACCCAACCAGTCGCGAATGGCATTCAGGCTGGTGTCCTTGATGTAAATTTCAATATCCGGTTGCAGCATGGGATTACTCGTCAAAAAAGAACTTCAGGAATCGGCCCGCGCAAAGGCGCAGATAGCCGGTTAAGGTAACCAGCACACCGGTGCCGGCGACCAGGGTTCCAGCAAATGCGAACAGTTCACGAGTCACTGAAGGAATCAGCCGGTGCTCTGCGTACAGTATAGTTCCGACCCCGATAGAAAACAGGAACACGCCCACAACAAAAATCTGAAAGCTCTGCTGCGGGTTGCGAGCAATGCTTACCAGTGTTTTTCGAATACGTTGCTTATCCATTGGCAGCTAGCATGGGCTCAGTGTTGCTTTCTCACTAACTCTAACTTGAAATCGGCTCGAGTGGTCAATGTTTTTCTGGCGATAAGGCGTTGTTTTTGCTCCGGGTTGATATGCCAGTAATGAGGTGTCATGGCCAGGAGATCGAGCATTTGCTCGCTGCCTTCAAGGGTGAATGAAAACTCACAGCGCTCTGTTGCCACGCATTGAAAGGATTCCGGTAGTTGCTTGAGTACTTTCTCTTCCTCGTGCAAGCGTACTTCGTCATAGATCGCCTGTCGCAACTCAAGCAAGTGATGTTGGCCGGGAGTCACCGCCAGTAGCAGTCCCTCATTTGCCAGAATGCGTTCAAATTGGCCCCAGTCGATGCGCGAGAATACGCTGAGAATAAAGCTCATTGTATGATCGCAAAGCGGTACATCCGCTACCGAGGCAACGGCCCATTGGATCGATTTGCTACGACGACAGCAGGCACCGATGGCGGGCTTGGATATATCGATTGCAAAGCCCTGCATGGCCGGTAGCTGTTGCTGAAGTGCGGCGGTATACCAGCCTTCACCACAGCCTGCATCGAGCCAGCTGCCATTCGCTTCTGCCAGGTGTGTCTTGAGCATGGAGGTGATCGAAAGCAATAAAGGCTGATAATGTCCGCCCCCCAGAAAACGGCTTCTGGCGGTTACCATCTCGGCATTGTCACCGGGCTGTTTACTCTGCTTGCGGTGGCTCGGCAATAGATTGACATAACCTTGCTTGGCACGGTCAAAACTATGCCGATTGATGCATTGCCAACTGTTAC is a genomic window of Aestuariirhabdus haliotis containing:
- the plsB gene encoding glycerol-3-phosphate 1-O-acyltransferase PlsB, whose protein sequence is MKKLFASRFSFNLLRRIQNLWVRPTIGGLENLDKLDRDRPVCYVLSHRSLSDLLVLEKQCLKANLPRPYQPMLPEVDESRAYFYLSQTKGLILQRDRMLSAHRLERLLHWVAEEPNRDVQLVPVSFFWGREPDKEESLIKLLFAYNYSVGGRFRKFITTLLMGRQTMIHFNDPMSLRTLVDEQLEHTRTMRKVNRILRVHFRQQRASVVGPDLSHRRTLVSGLVQTPAVQHAIAAEVEASGLQTAQIESRARHYANEIASDYGISAIRFLETVLSWFWNKIYKGIDVHNIEQVKEYAKRQHSLIYVPCHRSHIDYLLLSYLLYRNGLTPPHIAAGINLNMPVIGGLLRRAGAFFMRRSFRGNPLYSTVFNEYLHTLFTRGFPVEYFVEGGRSRTGRTLKPRTGMLAITLRSFLRDHRRPITFIPVYVGYERVLEGSTYLGELRGKSKKKESPLDIFRTLRGLNSSFGKVRVTFGEPLELEKFLDSQQVDWRNFSHDPIAEPPLWMSSVTTNLATRIASHINGAAAINPVNLVGTVLLSTRNQALGEEVLVTQLDSYLRLLDQVPYAPHITHPQMSAQELISYVEELGLIERRSDSLGDIIYLEGNNAVLMTYYRNNILHLFAIPSLLANYFINAHEVSEAELIEFGTILYPYLSSELFLHYDEQQIPEIIRRWLQAMTEQGLLICEGEAYKRPDSGSTEFVVLNLLGKAIAQTLERFYVVASLLSSNHHHPMTAEELENQCHDLAQRLSIINGLNAPEFFDKALFRNFISTMRQRNAVVHQEDGTLKSSQLLLDVTQNARRVLAADVRHSITQVTRGNQ
- a CDS encoding putative RNA methyltransferase → MPLAGSSFAHSAGWQCPHCQEELALVGNSWQCINRHSFDRAKQGYVNLLPSHRKQSKQPGDNAEMVTARSRFLGGGHYQPLLLSITSMLKTHLAEANGSWLDAGCGEGWYTAALQQQLPAMQGFAIDISKPAIGACCRRSKSIQWAVASVADVPLCDHTMSFILSVFSRIDWGQFERILANEGLLLAVTPGQHHLLELRQAIYDEVRLHEEEKVLKQLPESFQCVATERCEFSFTLEGSEQMLDLLAMTPHYWHINPEQKQRLIARKTLTTRADFKLELVRKQH